The genomic stretch ataaattaatttttattataattttttatttaaaataaaaaaaattattttattattaaattttaaaacggtaaaaatttatatatatatatttttaatttaaaaaactaaccatCCTtcctttataataaaattttgaaaaactgtaattttttcaataagattttaatttttcaaatgagttATCGATCCATTAGAAACCAATAGCTCAATAGCTGCAGAGAAGCACCCAAAAACATTGATGCTTTTAGTCAATGCATCGTCATCCAGATTGACACTtctagatgacatattattgtcCAAATTAACGCTTCTGAACGACACATCCGGATTGATGCTGCTAGACAATGATGCATCATTCGGATTGATGCTTTTAGATGATGCTTCATCTCTAGAAACGTCGATGTAGACATTGATGCATTTTTGGATGCCTCTCTACCGTCATTGAGCCACTGGATTTTGGTGGATCGGTGCTcacctaaaaaattgaaatcttgCAGGGTAATTGtagttttttttaagttttatcataaataaaattgttagtttaactaagagtaaaaaataatataaatttttaaagtttaaaatttaataataaaataataattttattcttatttttaataaaaatattaataaaaattaatttataaataaatatttagaccTCTAAACTGTTATATTAaccactaaaacttgggtgggaaatagtcgtttgcccattattaaattttatgtccacttattttacaattaaataaaCTCATGATGCCTGATGTTGAAAGAAacttaacattattttatttatccgtaaaattataaaaaatattggataaGATTTAAAggtaaatttgataatattattataaagagttagtaaattaatttaaaaaaagaagaatttcaAAGTAGTCGACGTGGCGAAATCATATTGGACATATGGAAAGAAAGCATAGCAAATAAGAACAGAAGAGCACAGGAAAAGTGCATTAGAGTCAAATCACTTTGATGTAGCTTTGCTTCATAAGTTCCACGTGAGGGCCTACCTATTGGCTCCGTGTAGATTTAGGCGATAATTCTAGTGGAGTCTTCTAAATTCAGTCCATGTATTCACACTTACAGCTCAACCATGCATAAATACATGATAAATACATGGGATAAATCTCCtgaatctttataaatttacgcgagatattttattattaaaataattttaaaaaaataaattaatttaaaaactattaaatataaattattattttatttaataaaaataaataattattatatttaattaaaaataataaaattatattaatatattattttatttaaatactgttaaatataattattttaaaataatttttatattatttattatattaattaaaaatataattatttttactttaaaaaattaataaataaaaataattataagattaattattatatctaaaatCTATCATAAGAGTAGTTTAGTTTTAATGTGACGGTGCATCTCAAATAAGCATTCTTGATTAAACAAAAATcctacaaattaaaaaaaatttacttctGGGAAAATCAACAAAGCACAtggtcaaaatcaaattttacaaGATTTTATTGTCTCTTGAAGTTGTTGTTGTGAGATGTCTTGAATTTGCTGACAAGTGGTGGTAAtggttttagattttagatatGGGCGGTGATGATGGTGTTACTGTTAATGATGTCGAGGTTGATGGCTGTCGAGGAATTCAAAATTCGAGGCTATGAAAGAAACTTCTTTCCGAGCCAATTGGGACCATGCTTGTTGAGGGTTGGAATGAAGACAGCGAGTAGAAGTGACACAACATTTCCTCCCATTAGGCAAGACAGAAAATAACACTTTTACCCCTTTTATCCGACAATAATTTTAGgcataaaaatgttatttacactataaaagatttaaaaaaaaagatttttagaCCAAATTTGGGTACCAAAATGTTACTCACTctgttttaaaaatatcacgATTAGAGATATGCgtaattcattttaaattataaaattaaatataattatttaaaaattaaattttatttcatttaagtcgataaatttttaaaaaatcatttttagtttcaatgatttttaaataaaatccaaCCATAAATCCTATTTTTGAAAGGAGATAatggtaaatttttatttgttaagattaatttattttgaagttCTACTACCATATTTTGAAAGGAGTAAAACTTTCtcataaaattatttgagaAGAGAGAGTTGAATGATAGATACATGTATACATACAAAGCATACATTGAAGCACTTATCGTCGATCCATCCTTTTCTTTTCCACTTTAATATGTAAGGCTAAGACCTTTACAAGTTAACCCCACAAACActtcatattatatttatataaatttgtatgtaGCGGTTGTAGTTTTGTCTTCTGGGCACGTTCATCTTCCCTTCCCACTCTAATCATTTTGCAGTTTTTTCTAAAAATCTCCTCGGAGATTCTGCACCTTTGGTGGCGCCGCTCTTCTCCTTCACATGGCATCTGAGTTTGCCAACTCAGTAGACTATGGGTTCACTCTTTCCAAGCGAATATACTACGGCAAAGGCTCTGCAACCAGCCCGCCGGTGGTGGCGCCGCCAGTGATGAATAGGGCGCAGGAGGGTTATTTGCCGGAGGCCTTGATGGTTTACGCTGTGGTGCCGGAGCCTGAGGTGGTGGATAACCCTGATGTGCCCAGCTACCAACCGTACGTGCATGGTAAATGTGTACCGCCGGCTTTGATACCGTTGCATATGCATGGAGTGAGTGTGGAAGCCGATTGTTGCTTGGATTCGGCTTATGTTACCGTCAGAGGAACTTGGCGCGTGCACTGTGTTATGACCAGCAGGAAATGCGATTGCAGGATCGCTATTCCACTTCCAGAGCAGGTACCAGTAATGGTTTTACTCTTCTTGTTCTTAATTTGGGGTTTTGTTGCAGTACCGGGTAGGGGACCAGTTACCCAAAGTCCATTAGTGATTAAGAGTTTGGTTATGTGATGTGGTCGATCAATAACCTGATGATTGATAGTGCTTACTGGTATTGTAATGTTATTGGGTGCGTTTCTACTATTTGATCAATGGAAGAAATTGCTCAGTAACGTTACCGGGACAGTAAGAAAGTATGACCCTATTGTTTGAGCCTTTATCTTTGGTGTTTGATGAAACTTAATTATATGTTCTCAAAAGAAAAACATGATGTGGCTAACAGGGTTCACTTCTAGGTGTTGAGGTTGACATTGCTGGAAGATTATTCCATAACAAGTTAATCACTCAAGAAGATGCACAATTTCAGGACATCGTAGCAAAAAGCAAACCCGGTGGGCTCTTTCTGAAAGGCCGAATCTACACTTTCAAAATTCCACAGGTAATTTGATTGATTCCTCATGAGTTAGTTCATTTTGTTTTGCAATTTGCTTGAATGTGTTTTTGTGTGTTTTCACATATTTAGGTTAATGGAGGTTCCACTCtttcaattaaagttaactGGTCTCAGAAATTGACATATGAAGAGGGCCAGTTGTGTTTAAGCGTACCATTTACTTTTCCGGGATATGTATTCCCTGTGGGGAAGAAAATTTCCAAGAGAGAAAAGATTCAGTTGAATGTTAATTCTGGCTTAAATGCAGTAATTCAATGCAAATGTACTAGCCATCCTCTGAAGGTATGTCATATTCAGGATAAAATGTTTTTGATTAGGATCAAAACGCAGCAAGTGTGACATGATTATAATGACATGCAGGAGGTAAGTCATGAAGCAGGAAAATCGAGTTTCTTATATGAAGCACAAGTCCCAGCATGGTCCAGCTCTGACCTCAAATTTTCGTACACAGTAAGAGATTTTTGGTTTTCCCTGTTAATGCTTGAGTATTGATGAGAAGAATGAACAAATTCTGATTGATTTTTGCGTTTTTAGGTTTCTTCGGATGATTTATTTGGTGGTGTTCTGTTGCAATCTCCATCTTTACATGATTTTGATCAAAGACAAATGTTCTGCCTCTCTCTTTTCCCTGGAAAGAGCCAGACTAGAAAGGTTTTCACTAAGGAAGTTGTGTTTTTAGTTGATATAAGTGGAAGTATGCAAGGAGACCTTCTTAAGAATGTGAAAAGCGCACTATTGGTGTTTCTTGCTAATCTCAGCTCAGAGGATTCCTTCAACATTATTGCTTTCAATGGGCAGATTCGCATATTCTCATCGTCAATGGAGCTTGCTTCCAAGGGAGCTATCCAAAATGCTACCCAGTGgcttaatgataatttaattgcaGATGGTGGTACAGACATTTTGCTTCCCCTTAAACAGGTTTGTTAAATTTGTCAACATGTTTAAGTGGGTACCATTCTACTTATTTCTCACATTCTAGAGAGAACATTTTTGCCATTTATATTAAGCTCCCAACTGTCATAGAAACCTATGTGACATAAAACAAGGAGATGTGGTCAACTTTGAGCGATGGATGGTTGGTATCATTTTGGGGTTATCATGCCATCACCTGTATGCATTAATAAGATTTATGATTCTGAGGCTATCTCAGCTAACAACATGTATCCTCATGGCCATTTAAGAGGTATTTATTCCTTATCAAAACACCCACATGGAATTGCCTGGATGTTTGATGTCTTTGTTGATGGGAATTGATGTGACATGACCTAATCTACATAGAATTTTGTTCAACACTTGTCTTCTGTCAATCACTTTCTTGCTGTTGAATGATTGACATTTCATTTTTACCCTAAATTTCTGTTAATATAATCTTTCTGGGAAATTACTGATTAAGTTGTGATCTTCTGATTTGTTCAGGCATTGAAGTTGTTGTCTGACACAAGTGAATCAATTCctctcatttttcttataaCCGATGGGACTGTGGACAACGAGAGAGCAATTTGCAATGAAGTGAAAAGTTATCTAGCAAGTACAAGAGCAATTTCACCTCGCATATGCACTTTTGGCATAGGTAAGGCTCCGTTGTTCAGGTTTTACCTCCGTGTTTGCAGTGTAATTCTTGATTTACTCTTCAGTTTCAACTGGACTGGAGTCACTTTGACCATACAAACTAAAACTATGAgcttaaatttatagttatatTGATTTACTGCATAAAACTCGCTTCAGGTTTATATTGCAATCACTACTTCCTGCAAATGCTTGCACAAATTGGGAGAGGTCACTATGATTGTGCTTATCACCCAGGTAAgttctttttcaattatttttttcattccctTTCTGGAGGTTAAATTTCCATCACAATGTAGCAACTATTGCTTTATTATGGTGGGAATTTGAAAGTGCAATAAATCCTATATCTTGTCTCTGGAAACAAGTGAGCACACAGTAAAGATCATTTTGTTCTGATATGTACTTTATATGTGGCCAGATTTTGTTGAGTATCGAATTCAAAGATTATTTACAGCTGCTTCATCAGTCATTTTAGCTGATGTAACATTGGATACTAGCAAGCATGCTGATTCACTAGAGGTATACTGAATCTTAAACTAAATATGCTGTTCCCTTGATCATTACAGAGTAGTTCTCGATTTGCAAAGAGTCTTTTTATCATTTGTGTGGTAATGTTTTATCTCTCTGATTGCGTGACTGATGTATTGCATTCTCTGTTCCTTGCAGTTGCTACCATTTCATGTCCCAGATCTCTCTTCTGGGAATCTGTTGATTTTATCAGGCAGATACACTGGAAAGTTTCCTGACTCTGTTAAAGTTAGTGGCAAAACAGCTGATATGAGcaatttttcattagatttGAAAGTACAGAATGCGAAGGATATACAGCTTGATAgagtaatttttcaaacttaatgtgTCTTACTCTGCACAAATTAGATATTGGTATTCACTGgcaaaattagttttatataattgcttaatcatatgattaacATAGCTCTGAATGTCTTATACCTAGAGAAGATATTTTTATTGGGGCTTCTGGAATGATGATGATACATTGCAATGATTTATATCTTCATAACTATTCATTTCAGTATGATTTCTAACTTATCTGATTATTGTTTTGCTCATCAGCTACTTGCGAGGAGACAAATAGATATGCTCACAGCTCATGCATGGTTGTTGGAAAGTAAAGAGCTTGAGGATAAGGTAAACCATTTTTCTGGTTTTAAGGATGACATTGTGATTGACAAgtcagattttcaaattttggaacaGTTAATTGCAACTGAACGCTATCTAATTTGATTAGTTGgtaaaaatattgtataatgtAGAAGGCTAGAAAATATTGAGCAATGAAATTGATCGAAGGTAATTCCATCATTTCCTGTGAACATGAATGGTTTCTTTATTAATCCTGAGATGATAATGTTATTGTGTAGGTTGCAAAAATAAGCATTCAAACTGGGTTTCCTTCCGAGTTTACGAGCATGCTTTTACTTAAAAGTGGCAAGGAACCTGAACCAGTCCTTGTGCAGGAGGTATGCAAACGTGGTTTACCTTATAATCTGCAGAAATATTGGAAGCTGTATGTGTAAACTATGTTCACAATTCTAGTGGCCCAAGTTAGACAGTTTTGAGTGACCTCCATAGAGTGCTCAAATGACATTTCAGTTATTTTCTCATGAAACACAAGCTTATAGAATTTTGTGCACAATATTTGCTTGTAGTGTATGAGCGTCTTCTGATGTACCTATGTATATGTTTTCTTCTGAATCCATTAAACCAGATACTAAACAAAATTGACCTGCTAAAGAAGGTGGACTCCAGTAGCCAAAGCACTATTTTCCTTGGCAGTCTAGGCGTTGGATTTGGCAACTTGAAAGCAACAGCAGAGAATACCCCCCCTGGCTTCGAGGAATCAAAGTCATCTGAAGCAGCAGATCTGTTGATTAATGTTGCTTCCTCCTGTTGCAACAGGCTGATTGATCACTGCTGTTGCATGTGCTTCATCCAGACTTGTTCTTCCATGAATAAGCAATGCTCAATTGTCTTCTCACAAATTTGTGCCGCTCTTGCTTGCTTTGAGTGCATCAGTTGCTGTTTTGAGGTTTGCGAATGCTTCTAATGGAAGCAGAAAGCTAACTGTAAACAGAATACAAATATACTATTGTcatgtgtatatgtatatttatgtgcatgttatgttcAAATACAGGCTGTTGCCGTAAAATGTCACCGCAGAAGGTCTATTTACTCTCACTTTTCTCAAGTAACATCTCAAAATTTACAATATAACAGTTATTTGCAGCTTTGAAGTTTCAAGCGTTCTTCATTATGTTTCAAAGAGTCTTGTGTTTAATAATTCTTGGAATTTTAACATCAGGGACACATCGTGATTCACACATAACTGCTACAAGTAatgttttaagattaaaaactcATACCACTTCAGATCAAGATTTTGGTATGGAACCGTTACGGGTCTCAAATGAATTGGTATTGTTGAAGATTTATCTTGTGTCTGGTATTAGATGCTTCTGATCCAATTCCAAACGTCTGGAGTTAAGGTGGCGATGGGTTGGATCAGATCGGATCTAAGATCTGTATAGTAACAAATCTTATAGGTTGGTTGGCCTATAGAAAGTATAAGGTCAAGGGCtcaactctatatatatataaggccGGGTAGAGTCCTATAGTACTAAAGTAAgtcagaattaaaaaaaaaaaaaagaattttttagttatttttttttaaattatgttttaaaaccaatttctaactattaaaatcaatgatattaAGGCTTTTGCCACACAGCATAAGTAgactctcaaatttaatttttttaatatatagatacaGTAATAAATAGGGCGTCCAGGCCTGTCTGCTACAGTAATATCCCGGGTTTTATTGTGCCAGGTTTTTTTACTGGGCTTTGGACCGACTCGACCCATTTGAAACCGCTAATCTtgagaatataaaattatgaaggAAAATGAATCTTTTCAGAACAATAAGGGGTGTGTTGTTCTTAAATCAAAGATTGGGGGAACGTTGGGAGAGGAAAGAAGGTGGTCTTAATTGATAGTAGAGTTTTCGTATTTGTTAATTACATATAAACGCCATGTCGTTTCGAATAGCTTGTACTTTCCATTGTGGAAAACATTTGACCAAATGATACACTTGTGTCTTCTGCCGTTCTTCTGCAAAGGGAAAGCTGATATCATTCCGATCTTTTCTCCTATAATATTTGTGCAGGTATATCaagtctttgtctttgtctggtTCCTGAGAACATTTCGCCTCTTTCATTTCATTGGattcaaaaaccttaaaatttcatCGTTTTTTCATGTTCTTGTTCTGTGTAACAAGTAATATGGCTCTTCGTGCTGTCGGGTTCTTCATTTTGGTCTGCATCTTTTTCTTCTGCAGGTAATTCGCTAAAATTTTGTTTGGCCATTGAGGAAGTGTgggaaaatatgagaaaaaatatttacgTTTTGAAAGTTAGAAGATTTTGTCATATGGATATGTTAGTATATGGTGAAGTGTGAGATTAGAAACATAGTTTGCAGTTGATCTGTTatcaagtttgaaatttttttcatatggattttgtttcattttggtGTATTTCTGATACTTTAAATGTGGTTGATAAATTGTTAATTGTTGTTTTAGCATTAGTTTGTGTTAGTCGAAACGTCAGAAATTGTGATGCCTTTAATTCTCATTTTTCATGGAGTATATGCTTCAAATTTATGACGTTTCATGATCTCTGAAATGTTATAAGTATGGTAACTGTGTTCAAAACCGAAGATTCTTGTAGAATTGATTATCACAACCTTAATGTTGAATTATTTGTGGATTCAAGGAAGctatataacttttttatccCTTTTTCCGGAGACCATTATTTCAGTTTTGCTAATCTTACTCGTCATGGGTCCTTCATGTTTTGAGCAATGCAGATCTTTGACTGATGCAAGTTTGGAAAGGGAGAAAACACTGGCTATGATAAAGCCAGATGGATTGCTCAGTAATTACACTGATGAGATCAAAAGGGTAATTCTGGAATCTGGTTTCAATATCTTCAAGGAAAAGATTATTCAACTTAATGAGGAGCAGACGGCAACTTTTTATGCAGAGCACTCTTCAAAGAGCTTCTTCACTAGTCTCATCAAATACATGACAAGGTATCATTTACTCTGATGTAGGCTTATGTCTAATTTTTCTTGTTGGACTAAGATATTTGGCCTGCAGTGCTGAAAATGCTTGATTTGTTGAATAAATGCAATGATGGCATTGATCTTCCTGGCATATTGGTCCAATGTGGCAACCTGAATTCAACCTGGCATATGCAATTTGATTTTTGTGCAAAAATTAACTCAagcattttgttttattttttagactGAGAATTTTGCAATTGATTTATGTTGTTGCATAACTATTTTTCTGCAATAATTAACTAAAGTATTTTGTCCTATTTTTTAGACTTTAtgagaatttttcaattgatcTATGTTGTTGCATAAAAGGTAGTTTATAATGTGGTTGATTGTCTTGTCATTTATATTTCTGATAATTACAAGTTCTCATTGAGCTTGTTTCAGCATATTTAGGTAggattttttattacaattctTTGGTATatatggggggggggggggggggtggggcgCGGGGCGGcttttctctttcttgacttGACCTCTATCAGTGGTCCAGTGTTAGTGATGGtcttggaaaaggaaaatgctGTTGCTGATTGGCGTGCCTTAATTGGACCAACTGATGCACATAAGGCTAAACATACTCATCCCCACAGGTTAGTTATTGtccatcattattttctttgtgttttGTTCTAATGTCCACTGCTTCACAGGCTGGATGACTTAGCCACTTCAGTTTTGTACTTCTTGTTTCAGATCTTCATCGTTGGTGATTTCCATTGAATCAATGACGTGATTTCCTCTTTATtgtccttattttttttaatattttcagcATCAGAGCTATGTGTGGGCTAGATAAGGAAAAGAACTGTGTTCATGGTTCAGAATCTCTTCAATCAGCCCAAAGAGAgatatcatttttctttactGAGATGTCTCCAGGTTATTTCCCgttctcttttctttttgattaGGTGAAATGATGTA from Mangifera indica cultivar Alphonso chromosome 6, CATAS_Mindica_2.1, whole genome shotgun sequence encodes the following:
- the LOC123219522 gene encoding von Willebrand factor A domain-containing protein DDB_G0292028-like isoform X1 is translated as MASEFANSVDYGFTLSKRIYYGKGSATSPPVVAPPVMNRAQEGYLPEALMVYAVVPEPEVVDNPDVPSYQPYVHGKCVPPALIPLHMHGVSVEADCCLDSAYVTVRGTWRVHCVMTSRKCDCRIAIPLPEQGSLLGVEVDIAGRLFHNKLITQEDAQFQDIVAKSKPGGLFLKGRIYTFKIPQVNGGSTLSIKVNWSQKLTYEEGQLCLSVPFTFPGYVFPVGKKISKREKIQLNVNSGLNAVIQCKCTSHPLKEVSHEAGKSSFLYEAQVPAWSSSDLKFSYTVSSDDLFGGVLLQSPSLHDFDQRQMFCLSLFPGKSQTRKVFTKEVVFLVDISGSMQGDLLKNVKSALLVFLANLSSEDSFNIIAFNGQIRIFSSSMELASKGAIQNATQWLNDNLIADGGTDILLPLKQALKLLSDTSESIPLIFLITDGTVDNERAICNEVKSYLASTRAISPRICTFGIGLYCNHYFLQMLAQIGRGHYDCAYHPDFVEYRIQRLFTAASSVILADVTLDTSKHADSLELLPFHVPDLSSGNLLILSGRYTGKFPDSVKVSGKTADMSNFSLDLKVQNAKDIQLDRLLARRQIDMLTAHAWLLESKELEDKVAKISIQTGFPSEFTSMLLLKSGKEPEPVLVQEILNKIDLLKKVDSSSQSTIFLGSLGVGFGNLKATAENTPPGFEESKSSEAADLLINVASSCCNRLIDHCCCMCFIQTCSSMNKQCSIVFSQICAALACFECISCCFEVCECF
- the LOC123219522 gene encoding inter alpha-trypsin inhibitor, heavy chain 4-like isoform X2 yields the protein MCTAGFDTVAYAWSECGSRLLLGFGLCYRQRNLARALCYDQQEMRLQDRYSTSRAGVEVDIAGRLFHNKLITQEDAQFQDIVAKSKPGGLFLKGRIYTFKIPQVNGGSTLSIKVNWSQKLTYEEGQLCLSVPFTFPGYVFPVGKKISKREKIQLNVNSGLNAVIQCKCTSHPLKEVSHEAGKSSFLYEAQVPAWSSSDLKFSYTVSSDDLFGGVLLQSPSLHDFDQRQMFCLSLFPGKSQTRKVFTKEVVFLVDISGSMQGDLLKNVKSALLVFLANLSSEDSFNIIAFNGQIRIFSSSMELASKGAIQNATQWLNDNLIADGGTDILLPLKQALKLLSDTSESIPLIFLITDGTVDNERAICNEVKSYLASTRAISPRICTFGIGLYCNHYFLQMLAQIGRGHYDCAYHPDFVEYRIQRLFTAASSVILADVTLDTSKHADSLELLPFHVPDLSSGNLLILSGRYTGKFPDSVKVSGKTADMSNFSLDLKVQNAKDIQLDRLLARRQIDMLTAHAWLLESKELEDKVAKISIQTGFPSEFTSMLLLKSGKEPEPVLVQEILNKIDLLKKVDSSSQSTIFLGSLGVGFGNLKATAENTPPGFEESKSSEAADLLINVASSCCNRLIDHCCCMCFIQTCSSMNKQCSIVFSQICAALACFECISCCFEVCECF
- the LOC123218002 gene encoding probable nucleoside diphosphate kinase 5 isoform X1, whose protein sequence is MFLFCVTSNMALRAVGFFILVCIFFFCRSLTDASLEREKTLAMIKPDGLLSNYTDEIKRVILESGFNIFKEKIIQLNEEQTATFYAEHSSKSFFTSLIKYMTSGPVLVMVLEKENAVADWRALIGPTDAHKAKHTHPHSIRAMCGLDKEKNCVHGSESLQSAQREISFFFTEMSPDEVVTTNDEL
- the LOC123218002 gene encoding probable nucleoside diphosphate kinase 5 isoform X2, coding for MALRAVGFFILVCIFFFCRSLTDASLEREKTLAMIKPDGLLSNYTDEIKRVILESGFNIFKEKIIQLNEEQTATFYAEHSSKSFFTSLIKYMTSGPVLVMVLEKENAVADWRALIGPTDAHKAKHTHPHSIRAMCGLDKEKNCVHGSESLQSAQREISFFFTEMSPDEVVTTNDEL
- the LOC123218002 gene encoding probable nucleoside diphosphate kinase 5 isoform X3 yields the protein MIKPDGLLSNYTDEIKRVILESGFNIFKEKIIQLNEEQTATFYAEHSSKSFFTSLIKYMTSGPVLVMVLEKENAVADWRALIGPTDAHKAKHTHPHSIRAMCGLDKEKNCVHGSESLQSAQREISFFFTEMSPDEVVTTNDEL